One genomic region from Athalia rosae chromosome 3, iyAthRosa1.1, whole genome shotgun sequence encodes:
- the LOC105686223 gene encoding bifunctional coenzyme A synthase, translating into MKMVNTGLLILTNPTKVAKILPAIKAHVLKTLYIQYFPERNVLLSGNYKPRWQGPRYARTISRIYSMASSYSPSLDVRVLLSGIKNSNTPIINTKKPVEIVIFDQTYSKNDATSFIQDYLANTCMGCSFITCDDNGADNGNEDHTEPARDHVYKNVVLGGTFDRLHNGHKILLSNAVLRCSHKLTVGVTDTNMLLSKKLWELIEPTEKRMKVLREFLEDVDPSLVYDIVSINDLYGPTKDDPTFEMIVVSEETIRGSDKINELRIQKGLSKLDVDVIDLEADPYYQEHEETKISSSNYRMRLLGTRLKDPNLDGKPLKPYIIGLTGGIASGKSSVGKKLQSLGAGLVNCDQIAHDLYRPGERCYNLIVENFGSTILSADGFIDRKALGDIVFNDKAQLDKLNGLVWPAILDQARSQIKEMYKAGFEIIVMEAAVLIRAGWKTDCHEIWTCIIPPEEAVKRVMERNGLTENEAKLRIGAQPTNTEQIDNANVVVSTMWSHEVTLKQVQKAWDYLKSFLAEQSSS; encoded by the exons ATGAAAATGGTAAACACCGGGTTACTGATTCTGACAAATCCAACGAAAGTTGCTAAGATCTTGCCAGCTATAAAAGCTCATGTTCTGAAAACTCTATACATCCAATATTTTCCTGAACGAAATGTTTTGCTCTCTGGTAACTATAAGCCTCGATGGCAAGGTCCGAGATATGCGCGGACCATATCTCGCATCTATTCCATGGCTTCTTCATATTCTCCCAGCCTCGATGTACGGGTGCTTCTCTCaggaattaaaaattcaaatacaccGATTATAAATACTAAAAAGCCTGTGGAAATTGTCATATTCGATCAAACATACAGCAAAAATGATGCTACATCATTCATACAAGATTATTTAGCCAACACATGCATGGGCTGCAGTTTTATCACCTGTGATGATAATGGCGCAGATAATGGCAACGAAGATCATACTGAACCGGCTCGGGATCATGTTTATAAAAATGTTGTACTTGGTGGGACTTTTGATCGACTCCATAACGGGCATAAAATATTACTTAGCAATGCTGTTCTTCGATGCAGCCACAAGCTCACGGTAGGAGTAACAGACACCAACATGTTGCTTT CCAAGAAACTTTGGGAATTGATAGAGCCTACTGAGAAAAGGATGAAAGTACTCAGAGAATTCCTTGAAGATGTTGATCCATCTTTAGTTTATGATATTGTTTCGATCAACGATCTCTATGGACCAACAAAGGATGATCCTACGTTTGAAATGATCGTAGTCAGTGAGGAAACTATCAGAGGaagtgataaaataaatgaattgcgCATCCAAAAGGGTTTGAGCAAGCTTGATGTCGATGTTATTGACTTAGAGGCTGATCCGTATTATCAGGAacacgaagaaacaaaaattagctCTAGCAATTACAGGATGCGTTTATTAGGAACCAGATTAAAAGATCCG AATTTGGATGGCAAGCCACTGAAACCGTATATCATCGGATTAACTGGAGGTATAGCCAGTGGGAAATCATCAGTAGGCAAGAAGTTACAAAGCCTAGGAGCTGGGCTGGTTAATTGCGATCAAATTGCTCATGATCTTTACCGTCCTGGTGAGCGCTGTTACAATCTcattgtagaaaattttggGAGTACTATATTGAGTGCTGACGGTTTCATAGACAGAAAAGCTCTCGGCGATATCGTTTTCAATGACAAA GCTCAACTGGATAAGCTCAATGGATTGGTTTGGCCTGCGATTTTAGATCAAGCAAGAAGTCAGATCAAAGAAATGTACAAGGCCGGATTTGAAATAATAGTGATGGAAGCAGCAGTCCTCATTCGTGCTGGTTGGAAAACAGATTGCCATGAGATATGGACTTGTATTATACCCCCGGAAGAG GCTGTCAAGAGGGTAATGGAAAGAAATGGATTAACAGAAAATGAGGCCAAGCTACGCATAGGAGCCCAACCAACCAATACCGAACAAATAGACAATGCAAATGTTGTAGTTTCTACAATGTGGTCTCACGAGGTTACCTTAAAACAAGTTCAGAAAGCCTGGGACTACCTGAAATCATTTCTAGCAGAGCAGTCAAGCAGCTAG
- the LOC105686575 gene encoding uncharacterized protein LOC105686575 produces the protein MIELSEKIQSYYVTSSDLLLNTLKELLIHSNITYVALSTVFIIIVTLSSLIVLFKKKRDEVFSFPEEFLPEPVNHDIDVIHCNEGESKVLNYKQLLLQLHYVTSKCYDSCYASKCIRLVRDCPYLINVALEPGGLTPFQRVCYHSHTCLVEYMLAKGANPWLTTQAGENALCLAVYYHIKHPSNNDLSCLDVLFQSGCTLDPKSRCFEIILKRATKVCHKRLTEWILVHTNTHPSDQRSISVPPAFRYLKGYSQYKPSLNR, from the exons ATGATTGAGttgtctgaaaaaattcaaagttactATGTAACATCCTCTGACCTCCTGTTGAATACGCTGAAGGAGCTACTGATACACAGCAATATTACTTATGTGGCACTTTCGACTGtgtttattatcatcgttactCTATCAAGTTTGATAGTTCTTTTCAAAA AAAAACGTGACGAGGTCTTTTCATTTCCTGAGGAATTTCTGCCCGAACCAGTCAATCATGACATTGATGTTATTCACTGTAATGAAGGAGAGTCTAAAGTCCTAAATTACAAACAACTGTTATTGCAGCTGCACTATGTAACAAGT AAATGTTACGATAGTTGCTATGCTTCCAAGTGCATAAGATTAGTAAGAGACTGTCCATATTTGATCAATGTCGCACTTGAACCAGGTGGACTCACACCCTTTCAACGTGTCTGTTATCACAGCCATACATGCTTAGTGGAGTACATGCTAGCAAAAG GAGCTAATCCATGGTTAACGACACAGGCTGGTGAAAATGCACTTTGCTTGGCTGTCTATTATCACATTAAGCATCCAAGCAACAACGATCTATCGTGTCTGGATGTATTGTTCCAGTCAG GATGTACTTTGGATCCTAAAAGTCgatgttttgaaattattctgaaaagagctaccaaagTTTGTCATAAACGTCTCACCGAGTGGATACTGGTGCACACTAATACTCACCCTTCGGACCAGAGATCCATTTCAGTGCCTCCAGCTTTCCGATACCTTAAAGGCTACTCTCAGTATAAGCCTTCACTTAATCGCTAA